GCCTTTTAAAGATTTGATTGAATGTTAATTGACTGAGTCCAGCCTGTTTATGATTTGACGATttgtttgttaaaaaaaaaaaaaaaactgtggttCGTAGTCagatatgaataaaaaatgatTATAGTAACTAAAACTTCCTATGTGATGAACTGACTTGATATCTTATGATAACAAGAGCTCTTCTGAGAAGATGTTTGCAATCTCGCATTTCCTAATGTGCCAGTGTCCCTTTTATTTGAACAATAACTTTGAGTTAAGATTTTGGTCAACATATAGACTTGGAACTTTTGCTCTGTTCATACTTATTTCCTGTGACAGAACAgctttgattttattttattttttattgctttATGTCTAGAGTCTTCTGGATATATTTTGTGGAATGGGTATTTATCTCCTAGCCCTCAATTGATGTCACATTTATGATATAGTTGcatctttttatatttattttctgttgttgCTTTATGTTTAGAATCTTCTAGATATTTTTGTTGTATGGTTCTTGTGACTCATAGCCCCGAGAAGATATTTTCATCATCGAGTAAGTGTATTTGGATCCTTTTAAAATGGTTTTTGCTCTTCCAGTGTCTTTTTTTAATCTATGAAAGGTCAATGCCTTTTCCTGTGTCTATTTCTTTTGTTCATATCTTACAAGGTCTTTTTTTTAAAGGGGGATGGTGGAAAAGTGAGGAGAAGCTTGGGCATTCCTTTTATTCAGTGGTCACTTTTGCCTGTCTTGCAGGATCTGGTCAATTTCTGCTGGTAAATGGAACTGAATACCATTAGAGATGCATTTGATCGTGTTGTTAAGAAGCAGAAGTTGTCTATTTCTAAATTCCATGATGTAATAGACCAAGTTGGCCGTGAAATTGATGATTCATTGTCAAATATTCAGTCCATCAATGACCCAGCATCTCCTGATCTGAAGTCCATTCTTGCGGATCTTAAAAATAAGCTTAAAGTTAAAGCAATTCACAATCAGCTAGAGGGATCACAGAAGGAGCTAAACACACACCTAAGCAAGTACCTGAAATTCCTAGAGAAAATTTTCAATCCTGAGATTTCCAAAGCATGCATAAATGTGGACTTTGATACACACATAGTGAACCATATCATTGCAAGTCATTTTTACCATGTAGGTTTGTTTGATGTTGCGGACTGCTTAATAAATGAGGCTGGGGAACCAGAGGCCATTTCCCTTAAGTCTCGGTTCTTAGAGTTGCATCAGATATTGGAGGCTACAAGGAATAGAAACCTTGAGCCTGCTCTGAACTGGGTCTCTACCCAACGTGAAAAACTCAAGCAAGTTGGTTCAGATCTTGAGTTGAAACTTCACCGCTTACAGTTTGTGGAGATTTTGCAGAGACAAAGCCAAGCAGATGCTCTGAACTATGCTCGGACTTGCCTTACTCCATTTGCTTCCCTTCACATGGATGAAGTCCAGAAGCTCATGGGTTGCCTCTTGTGGGCAGGAAAACTTGAGAGGTCCCCTTATTCCAAGTTGTTGTCCCCAAGCCATTGGGAAAGTTTTACCGAGGAGCTAACGTGGCAGTTCTGCAGTTTCTTGGGGCAGTCACATAAGAGCCCATTGAGTGTGGCTGTTGATGCTGGAATTGAAGGATTGCCTACACTCTTAAAGCTGGTGAATGTAATGGCTGTAAAGAAGCAGGAGTGGCAGGCTATGAAGCAGTTGCCAGTGCCGGTTGATTTGGGTAAGGAATTCCAGTTCCACTCTATATTTGTCTGTCCAGTTAGTAGGGAACAAGGCAGTGATGAGAACCCGCCTATGCTATTACCGTGTGGGCATGTCCTTTGTAAGCAATCTATTATGAAAATGTCCAAAAGCAGCACACGCCCATTTAAGTGTCCATACTGCCCTGTTGAGGCTACGGTCACACGATGTAGGCAGCTCTATTTCTGATGTGCACCCATGACTCTTCTCTGGACCAAAGGCAGGTGTTTTCTGCAAGGTATGCAGGTGGTTTTTAATGTTTTTGTGGGTGTactttatgtaaataaaaattctttCTGAATTTATATTTCACTTTCTTACATGTTTGAGTGGTTATCAACTCATCTAAATAGTCTTAA
This window of the Diospyros lotus cultivar Yz01 chromosome 5, ASM1463336v1, whole genome shotgun sequence genome carries:
- the LOC127802770 gene encoding protein RMD5 homolog, whose product is MELNTIRDAFDRVVKKQKLSISKFHDVIDQVGREIDDSLSNIQSINDPASPDLKSILADLKNKLKVKAIHNQLEGSQKELNTHLSKYLKFLEKIFNPEISKACINVDFDTHIVNHIIASHFYHVGLFDVADCLINEAGEPEAISLKSRFLELHQILEATRNRNLEPALNWVSTQREKLKQVGSDLELKLHRLQFVEILQRQSQADALNYARTCLTPFASLHMDEVQKLMGCLLWAGKLERSPYSKLLSPSHWESFTEELTWQFCSFLGQSHKSPLSVAVDAGIEGLPTLLKLVNVMAVKKQEWQAMKQLPVPVDLGKEFQFHSIFVCPVSREQGSDENPPMLLPCGHVLCKQSIMKMSKSSTRPFKCPYCPVEATVTRCRQLYF